In a single window of the Lasioglossum baleicum chromosome 10, iyLasBale1, whole genome shotgun sequence genome:
- the LOC143213190 gene encoding serine/threonine-protein phosphatase 5-like, with amino-acid sequence MSTTLEPAVQTLKDRGNACVKEQKYAEAIFHYTNAIKLDTQNYSLYSNRSYAFLKLQQYHFAMEDALMTIQLNPDWTKGYFRKAEVESQTFRFSEALQSYNIALSLQPNEPTILEAMNKVSRLLIKDKRADQQIPWLGAGVGIILGVIVVIADYVFTNKPSLTHPLLMALLTMSIAMLGFGVAKGFRYFVKCQRKSLLEPPMDLFGENKEQADDVNPEMNGEKEKHPKYSKAQARQRFKKGKS; translated from the exons ATGTCAACCACACTGGAACCAGCG gtTCAAACCCTCAAAGATCGTGGAAATGCATGCGTTAAGGAACAAAAGTATGCGGAGGCTATATTCCACTACACGAACGCGATTAAACTCGACACACAAAATTATTCTTTATACAGTAATCGATCGTATGCCTTTCTGAAATTGCAACAATATCATTTCGCGATGGAAGATGCTTTGATGACCATTCAACTAAATCCTGATTGGACCAAG GGTTATTTTAGGAAAGCCGAAGTCGAATCGCAAACGTTTCGCTTCAGCGAAGCACTGCAGTCTTATAATATAGCTTTATCTCTTCAACCGAACGAACCAACAATTTTAGAAGCGATGAATAAAGTATCGAGATTGTTGATAAAAGATAAAAGAG CCGATCAACAGATACCTTGGCTCGGAGCTGGCGTCGGTATCATACTTGGAGTAATAGTTGTAATTGCTGACTACGTTTTTACAAATAAACCTTCGTTAACA CATCCCCTATTGATGGCCTTATTAACAATGTCTATAGCAATGTTAGGATTCGGTGTTGCAAAGGGATTCCGGTATTTTGTTAAGTGTCAAAGAAAATCATTGTTAGAACCACCGATGGATCTATTCGGTgaaaataaagagcaggcagaCGATGTTAATCCTGAAATGAACGGTGAGAAAGAGAAACATCCAAAGTACAGTAAAGCTCAAGCACGACAGAGATTTAAAAAAGGAAAATCATAG